The following proteins come from a genomic window of Edaphobacter sp. 4G125:
- a CDS encoding DHH family phosphoesterase codes for MDCKIFYHDKCFDGACSASVFTRFHRECIKTASSFSYHGLVHRAGALFDEHEFIDGENAIVDFKYSASKKVTWWFDHHLSAFLTPADQADFERGQADGSQAMRKFYDPKYISCTSLIAHVGATKFGFDVKPLEELIKWADIVDGARYESAKAAVEMAAPAMKLTMVIESTQDESLGKKLIPILTEMPLQQVLDQPFVQQLLGPLMERHHAALKLIGERASMERGVITFDITDHPTEGYNKFIPYYLFPNGTYNVGLSKSSFRTKVAVGTNPWTPLPAEKLVNLAAICERYGGGGHARVGAISFPPDREEDARKAAGEIVAELRAKEVTGQ; via the coding sequence TTGGACTGCAAGATCTTTTATCACGACAAGTGTTTTGACGGAGCCTGCTCGGCTTCAGTCTTTACGCGATTTCATCGCGAGTGCATTAAGACAGCTTCATCGTTCTCCTATCACGGCCTGGTGCATCGGGCAGGTGCGCTGTTTGACGAGCACGAGTTTATCGACGGCGAGAATGCGATCGTCGACTTCAAGTACTCAGCTTCGAAGAAGGTGACCTGGTGGTTTGATCATCATCTGAGCGCATTTCTAACTCCTGCTGACCAGGCAGACTTTGAGCGGGGACAGGCCGATGGCTCTCAGGCGATGCGAAAGTTCTACGATCCGAAATACATTTCGTGCACCAGCTTGATTGCGCACGTAGGCGCAACGAAGTTCGGGTTCGATGTGAAGCCCCTGGAAGAGTTAATCAAATGGGCCGATATCGTGGACGGCGCAAGGTACGAGAGTGCTAAGGCTGCGGTGGAGATGGCAGCTCCTGCAATGAAGCTGACGATGGTGATCGAGAGCACGCAGGATGAATCACTCGGAAAGAAACTGATTCCGATCCTTACTGAGATGCCGCTGCAACAGGTGCTGGATCAGCCTTTCGTTCAGCAGCTGCTAGGACCGCTGATGGAAAGACACCATGCCGCCCTGAAGCTGATCGGCGAGCGCGCTTCGATGGAGCGTGGCGTGATCACCTTTGACATTACTGACCATCCGACCGAGGGATATAACAAATTTATTCCGTACTATCTTTTTCCGAATGGGACGTACAATGTGGGGCTAAGTAAGTCGAGTTTTCGGACGAAGGTGGCTGTGGGCACCAATCCTTGGACCCCGTTGCCGGCAGAGAAGCTGGTGAATCTGGCGGCGATCTGTGAGCGCTACGGTGGCGGCGGACATGCCAGGGTCGGGGCGATCAGTTTCCCTCCGGATCGGGAAGAAGATGCTCGTAAGGCGGCAGGTGAGATCGTTGCCGAATTGCGGGCAAAAGAGGTCACCGGGCAGTAA